One region of Lujinxingia vulgaris genomic DNA includes:
- a CDS encoding DUF5684 domain-containing protein, with protein sequence MLNALTSFALIAQAQPEFPIEDLIGSGVAMVILLISLVISLALLLVMAVSMWKIFTKAGQPGWMSLIPVLNVIILVQITGKEMWWVILLFVPIANLVATVIISLALAEAFGKDALWGLGLIFLPMIFLPMLAFGNAQYVRGGYARAGASF encoded by the coding sequence ATGCTCAACGCCCTCACCTCGTTCGCGCTCATTGCCCAGGCCCAGCCCGAGTTTCCGATCGAAGATCTCATCGGCAGCGGGGTGGCGATGGTCATCCTGCTCATCTCGCTGGTGATTTCGCTGGCGCTCCTCCTGGTGATGGCCGTGAGCATGTGGAAGATCTTCACTAAGGCGGGCCAGCCGGGGTGGATGTCGCTGATCCCGGTGCTCAACGTGATCATTCTGGTGCAGATCACCGGCAAAGAGATGTGGTGGGTGATTCTGCTCTTTGTGCCCATTGCCAACCTGGTGGCCACGGTCATCATCTCGCTGGCGCTCGCGGAGGCTTTTGGCAAAGACGCGCTCTGGGGGCTGGGGCTGATCTTTTTGCCGATGATCTTTCTCCCGATGCTGGCCTTCGGCAACGCGCAGTATGTGCGCGGAGGCTACGCTCGCGCCGGCGCAAGTTTCTGA
- a CDS encoding patatin-like phospholipase family protein gives MNTNSRKSSSTNALKDGPRRALVLSGGGARGAYEVGVLRYIMHALPAELGHAPRFDIISGTSVGAINAAWVAATLDEPHYCAARLEHLWRALNFQEVIRFSYPEVGRLLYHYLVESKLPGPLRRAQLALSDTSRPGGFLHTGFFDRLVRHEIPFRRIEHNLKSGHLLAASVSATDIVSGQTTVFVQSQQPVPPWTRDRRRIARAGPITPKKVLASAAIPMLFPSVQVHGRWYCDGALRQNTPISPALRLGADRLLVISLKSEPPHARGRHMTPVPEHLRKVEHPNLSYVLGKVLDALLLDPLDYDLSVLNRVNAMLRYGEEAFGEDTFLPTFNEVIRAHRGQGYRVVEPLLLRPSRDLGELAANLAKTLPDDFWGSAPLRRIGQRATEAEGGRESDLLSYVLFDGQYTGELIEMGYEDAAARREELVGFFSA, from the coding sequence TTGAACACAAACTCACGTAAAAGCTCATCAACGAATGCGTTAAAAGACGGGCCGCGCCGGGCGCTGGTGCTCTCCGGGGGCGGGGCGCGGGGGGCGTATGAGGTGGGGGTGCTGCGCTACATCATGCACGCGCTGCCGGCGGAGCTGGGGCATGCGCCGCGTTTTGACATCATCAGCGGCACGAGCGTCGGCGCCATCAACGCCGCCTGGGTGGCGGCCACCCTGGACGAGCCCCACTACTGCGCGGCGCGTCTGGAGCACCTCTGGCGCGCGCTGAACTTTCAGGAGGTGATCCGCTTCTCCTACCCCGAGGTCGGGAGGCTGCTCTACCACTACCTGGTGGAGTCGAAGCTGCCGGGGCCGCTGCGGCGCGCGCAGCTCGCGCTCAGCGATACGAGCCGCCCGGGGGGATTTTTGCACACGGGCTTCTTCGACCGGCTGGTGCGCCACGAGATCCCCTTTCGGCGCATTGAACACAACTTAAAAAGCGGGCATCTGCTGGCGGCGTCGGTCTCGGCGACCGACATCGTCTCGGGGCAGACCACGGTCTTTGTGCAGTCGCAACAGCCCGTGCCGCCCTGGACGCGCGACCGCCGGCGCATTGCCCGGGCCGGGCCGATCACGCCCAAAAAGGTCCTGGCGAGCGCGGCGATCCCGATGCTTTTTCCCTCGGTGCAGGTGCACGGGCGCTGGTACTGCGACGGGGCGCTGCGCCAGAACACGCCGATCTCCCCGGCGCTGCGCCTGGGGGCGGATCGCCTGCTCGTGATTTCCCTAAAGTCCGAGCCTCCCCATGCCCGGGGTCGGCATATGACCCCGGTGCCGGAGCATTTGCGCAAGGTGGAGCACCCCAACCTCTCGTACGTGCTGGGCAAGGTGCTCGACGCGCTTCTGCTCGACCCGCTCGACTACGATTTGAGCGTGCTCAACCGCGTCAACGCCATGCTGCGCTACGGGGAAGAAGCCTTTGGCGAGGACACCTTCTTGCCCACCTTCAACGAGGTGATCCGCGCCCACCGCGGGCAGGGCTACCGGGTCGTTGAGCCTTTGCTATTGCGCCCGAGCCGCGATCTGGGGGAGCTGGCCGCAAACCTCGCGAAGACCCTGCCGGACGACTTCTGGGGCTCGGCGCCGCTGCGGCGGATCGGCCAGCGGGCCACCGAGGCCGAGGGGGGGCGCGAGAGCGATCTCTTGAGCTACGTGCTCTTCGACGGGCAGTACACCGGCGAGCTTATTGAGATGGGGTATGAGGACGCGGCGGCGCGGAGGGAGGAGTTGGTGGGGTTTTTCAGTGCGTAG
- a CDS encoding tRNA-binding protein: MSSENTITWQDFEKVHLRAGTIVRAEPFPEARRPAYKVWVRFGEGDVRKSSAQITERYSPEELVGTRVICVTNFPAKQIGPIRSEVLICGFEDAGGAIVLARPDGEVPDGARLK; this comes from the coding sequence ATGAGCAGCGAGAACACGATCACCTGGCAGGACTTTGAAAAAGTGCACCTGCGCGCCGGCACCATCGTGCGCGCCGAGCCCTTCCCCGAGGCGCGCCGCCCCGCCTACAAGGTCTGGGTGCGCTTTGGCGAGGGCGACGTGCGCAAATCCAGCGCCCAGATCACCGAGCGTTATTCGCCCGAAGAGCTCGTGGGCACGCGCGTGATCTGCGTGACCAACTTCCCGGCCAAACAGATCGGCCCCATCCGCTCCGAGGTGCTCATCTGCGGCTTTGAAGACGCCGGGGGCGCCATTGTGCTGGCCAGGCCCGATGGCGAGGTGCCCGACGGGGCCCGTCTCAAGTAG
- a CDS encoding AAA family ATPase, with product MSDGLCDIHIAGFGSLADVRLQPGRLTVLIGANGSGKSNVLRALRMVPLIRTGSLQRFVAEAGGASALLYYGPKRTPAITLKLEFLQGENRHIYEARLGFAAGDKLVFLDEQVGYQPTPDAELHLTSLGAGHWESEIRMASDGDSNARAVNDWLSQLTFFHVHDTSMTSALRTHARAEDDRYLRSDGSNLAAYLFRLQQSDDEADRKAWRRINRFVSRIVPAVKELAPTPVNATTLRLDWIDDQDERFGVHQLSDGTLRAIALITALAQPTAHLPRFISIDEPELGLHPAAIRTLAELARSVSRHTQVLFATQSTAFLDHFDPAEVVVVERQNGASTLHRLDEAQLASWMEDYSLSEIFDKGVIGGRP from the coding sequence ATGAGCGACGGATTGTGCGACATCCATATTGCAGGGTTTGGTTCGCTGGCCGACGTGCGGCTTCAACCGGGGCGACTCACGGTGCTCATCGGGGCGAACGGCTCGGGAAAATCAAACGTCTTGCGAGCGCTGCGCATGGTTCCGCTGATTCGGACCGGCTCGCTCCAACGTTTTGTGGCCGAGGCGGGAGGTGCCTCCGCCTTGCTTTATTACGGCCCTAAACGCACCCCTGCCATCACTCTCAAACTTGAGTTTTTACAGGGCGAAAACCGCCATATTTATGAAGCCCGACTGGGCTTTGCCGCGGGCGATAAACTCGTATTTCTGGACGAGCAGGTCGGCTACCAGCCAACCCCCGACGCAGAATTGCACCTTACTTCACTGGGGGCCGGGCACTGGGAGTCGGAGATCCGGATGGCTTCCGATGGTGATAGTAACGCTCGCGCGGTCAACGACTGGCTCTCTCAGCTCACCTTTTTTCATGTTCACGATACGTCGATGACGTCCGCGCTCCGCACCCACGCTCGTGCGGAAGACGACCGCTACCTTCGCTCCGACGGTAGCAACCTCGCCGCCTACCTCTTCCGGCTTCAACAAAGCGACGACGAGGCCGACCGCAAAGCCTGGCGACGGATCAACCGCTTCGTCAGCCGTATTGTCCCGGCCGTAAAAGAGCTCGCGCCCACTCCGGTTAACGCTACGACGCTTCGGCTCGACTGGATCGACGATCAGGATGAGCGCTTTGGCGTCCACCAGCTCTCCGATGGAACGTTGCGCGCCATTGCCCTCATCACCGCACTGGCACAGCCGACGGCGCATTTGCCCAGATTCATAAGCATCGACGAGCCCGAACTCGGATTGCATCCGGCCGCCATCCGCACGCTCGCGGAGCTGGCGCGTTCGGTCTCGCGCCACACCCAGGTGCTTTTCGCGACACAGTCCACCGCCTTTCTCGATCATTTTGATCCAGCCGAGGTGGTGGTCGTCGAGCGTCAAAACGGTGCCAGCACCTTGCATCGTCTGGATGAGGCGCAACTGGCCTCGTGGATGGAGGATTACAGCCTCTCCGAGATCTTTGACAAAGGCGTCATCGGAGGGCGGCCTTAA
- a CDS encoding MYXO-CTERM sorting domain-containing protein — MSKRYLQYRGWLGAGCVAAVTLIGAPAFAATLSGATFSAEAGTAVSNMEVRLWKAGEKGYGIVDTITSGAGGAYQFEGVATGTYKIDARMGPGLTGHYGDTWYDEAEPMSEGLFFSDADVIEVTEGDTLADLNVYLPLTGGFDGRITSPAGVGLQGIGVRAESIVDHRYHHNHFTKQQGPVSGAFSMRGLISTGDGHSYRLLLYDPLGRYETQVLDGPFSVTESSAGALGNFPLVDMGADANEPNNEAAAGVAIDALPYSSEGAIITPRGSDVDYYCVEVDPGDRLIARARALIEVDGQTREHPWVDPILSVWNPAGPALIASNDDDPAGGTLSSLLDTGELEGGRHCFVVSTFGDADWTGAGQQSAGRYAFDVEMGNRRPFIEVSHEEAPLPAEITVSEGDLVEFSMIYGDIDGDVLDVSVVHLDALGQEVAGTLAPGDQGDVYTWDVAQTAAPNGPFEITFIVSDGEYTAEATVVVTVEQVNVAPGLPVLLSPIAGERVSINAVPLSWENAVDVDEDLLTYDVMVRENSTESEVGQDVTVDEGAEGQTEWRTEALTENALVYWRVRAFDGDPATGYGMWTDWETFRVDTTNEPPGIPEIRKPVPGELVLSLTPRISTTKPADPEDDPVAILMEIAEASSFEEVLVASGEIPADDAAQAVEWTVTEALTGGQEYFVRARATDDRGAQSDWSEPLSFRVRAPDSLTAPVIGAEMGARCSGDFLMSEEGLLESLTVDNIDANGDALSFELEISREDQVVFSSETPQSEGAQTTIAIDEGTFSEPGTYLVRVRAIGGGEEGPWSECTPRLVADEEQPEEPEGPRVTITDQEDGCGCTSTSGSGQGSALALLLGWLLITRRRKRDA, encoded by the coding sequence ATGAGCAAAAGATACCTGCAGTACCGGGGCTGGTTGGGCGCCGGGTGTGTGGCGGCGGTAACGCTGATCGGAGCGCCGGCGTTTGCGGCGACCTTAAGCGGCGCGACCTTCTCAGCCGAGGCCGGCACCGCCGTCTCCAACATGGAAGTGCGCCTGTGGAAGGCCGGGGAGAAGGGCTACGGCATCGTCGACACCATCACCAGCGGAGCCGGCGGCGCCTACCAGTTCGAAGGCGTGGCCACGGGCACCTACAAGATCGACGCGCGCATGGGCCCGGGCCTCACCGGCCACTACGGCGACACCTGGTATGATGAGGCCGAGCCGATGAGCGAGGGCCTCTTCTTCTCGGATGCCGACGTGATCGAGGTCACCGAGGGCGACACCCTGGCCGATCTTAACGTCTACCTGCCCCTGACCGGCGGCTTCGACGGCCGCATCACCTCCCCGGCCGGCGTGGGCCTGCAGGGCATCGGGGTGCGCGCCGAGAGCATCGTCGATCATCGCTACCACCATAACCATTTTACAAAGCAGCAGGGCCCGGTCAGCGGCGCCTTCTCGATGCGCGGGTTGATCTCCACCGGCGACGGCCACAGCTACCGCCTGCTCCTCTACGATCCTCTGGGGCGCTATGAGACCCAGGTGCTCGACGGCCCCTTCAGCGTCACCGAAAGTTCTGCCGGCGCGCTGGGCAACTTCCCCCTGGTCGATATGGGCGCCGACGCCAACGAGCCCAACAACGAGGCGGCCGCCGGCGTGGCCATCGACGCCCTGCCCTACAGCAGTGAGGGGGCCATCATCACCCCCCGTGGCTCCGATGTGGATTATTACTGTGTGGAGGTCGACCCCGGCGATCGCCTCATCGCCCGCGCCCGCGCGCTGATCGAGGTCGACGGCCAGACCCGCGAGCACCCCTGGGTCGATCCCATCCTCTCGGTCTGGAACCCGGCCGGCCCGGCGCTCATCGCCTCCAACGACGACGATCCGGCCGGCGGCACCCTCTCCAGCCTGCTGGATACTGGCGAGCTTGAGGGCGGCCGTCACTGCTTCGTCGTCAGCACCTTTGGCGACGCCGACTGGACCGGCGCCGGCCAGCAATCCGCCGGCCGCTACGCCTTTGATGTGGAGATGGGCAACCGCCGCCCCTTCATCGAGGTCAGCCATGAAGAAGCCCCGCTGCCGGCCGAGATCACCGTCTCGGAGGGTGATCTCGTCGAGTTCTCCATGATCTACGGCGACATCGACGGCGACGTGCTCGATGTGAGCGTCGTGCACCTCGACGCGCTGGGCCAGGAGGTCGCCGGCACCCTTGCCCCCGGCGACCAGGGCGACGTCTACACCTGGGACGTCGCGCAGACCGCCGCGCCCAACGGACCTTTTGAGATCACCTTCATCGTCAGCGACGGCGAATACACCGCCGAGGCCACGGTCGTGGTCACCGTCGAGCAGGTCAACGTGGCCCCCGGCCTCCCCGTACTGCTCAGCCCCATCGCTGGCGAGCGCGTGAGCATCAACGCTGTGCCCTTGAGCTGGGAGAACGCCGTCGACGTCGACGAAGATCTCCTCACCTACGACGTCATGGTGCGCGAGAACTCCACCGAGAGCGAAGTCGGCCAGGACGTGACCGTCGATGAAGGCGCCGAGGGCCAGACCGAGTGGCGCACCGAAGCGCTCACCGAAAACGCGCTCGTCTACTGGCGCGTGCGCGCCTTCGACGGCGACCCGGCCACCGGCTACGGGATGTGGACCGACTGGGAGACCTTCCGCGTCGATACCACCAACGAGCCCCCGGGCATCCCCGAGATCCGCAAGCCTGTCCCGGGTGAGCTGGTGCTCTCCCTGACCCCGCGCATCTCCACCACCAAACCCGCCGACCCCGAAGACGACCCGGTCGCCATCCTCATGGAGATCGCCGAGGCTAGCAGCTTTGAGGAGGTGCTCGTCGCCAGCGGTGAAATCCCCGCCGACGACGCCGCTCAGGCCGTCGAGTGGACGGTCACCGAGGCCCTGACCGGCGGCCAGGAGTACTTCGTGCGCGCCCGCGCCACCGACGATCGCGGCGCCCAGAGCGACTGGTCCGAACCGCTGTCCTTCCGCGTGCGCGCCCCCGACTCGCTGACCGCCCCGGTGATCGGCGCGGAGATGGGCGCGCGCTGCTCCGGCGACTTCCTGATGAGCGAAGAGGGCCTGCTCGAATCGCTGACCGTCGACAACATCGACGCCAACGGCGACGCCCTGAGCTTCGAGCTTGAGATCAGCCGCGAAGACCAGGTCGTCTTCAGCAGCGAAACCCCGCAGAGCGAGGGCGCCCAGACCACCATCGCCATCGACGAAGGCACCTTCAGCGAGCCCGGCACCTACCTGGTACGCGTGCGCGCCATCGGCGGCGGCGAAGAGGGCCCCTGGAGCGAGTGCACCCCTCGCCTCGTCGCCGACGAAGAGCAGCCCGAAGAGCCCGAAGGCCCCCGGGTCACCATCACCGACCAGGAAGACGGCTGCGGCTGCACCTCCACCTCCGGCTCCGGTCAGGGCTCCGCCCTGGCACTGCTGCTGGGCTGGCTGCTGATCACCCGTCGGCGTAAGCGCGACGCGTAA